Part of the Streptomyces sp. WMMC500 genome is shown below.
CGCTTGGGCTCGAAGAAGATCACCGGGTCGTCGCTGGCGATGGCCTGCTGCAGCATCCAGTACGCGTCCGCGGGCGTCGAGGGCGAGACGCACTTCAACCCCGCCACGTGCGCGAACAGCGCCTCGGGCGACTCGCTGTGGTGCTCCACCGCGCCGATGCCGCCGCCGTAGGGGATCCGGATGACGACCGGCAGCTTGACCCTGCCCAGCGCCCGCGCGTGCATCTTCGCGAGCTGCGTGACGATCTGGTCGTACGCGGGGAAGACGAACCCGTCGAACTGGATCTCCACCACCGGCCGGTACCCGCGCAGCGCCAGCCCGATCGCGGTGCCGACGATGCCGGACTCGGCCAGCGGCGAGTCGATGACCCGGTCCTCGCCGAAGTCCTTCTGCAGCCCGTCGGTGACGCGGAAGACGCCGCCGAGCTTGCCGACGTCCTCGCCGAGGACGAGCACCTTGGCGTCGTCCTCCATGGCCGTGCGCAGCGAGGCGTTGATCGCCTTGGCCAGTGCCATCTTCTCGACCGCCATGGTCAGTGCCCCTTCCCGGCGGCGGCGCCCGCCTCGTCCGCGAAGGACGCCAGGTACGCCGCGTACTGCGTGCGTTCCTCGTCCACGACGGCGTGCCCGTCGGCGTAGATGTTCTCGAAGATGGCCATCGGGTCCGGGTCCGCCATGGTCCTGATGGCCTCGCGCACCCGCTTGGCCAGCGCGTCGCTCTCCTCGTCGAGTTCCGCGAAGAACGCCTCGTCGGCGAGGTGCTCCCGCTCCAGCAGGGTGCGCAGCCGCAGGATCGGGTCCTTGGCCTCCCAGGCGGCGCGCTCGTCGTCGCGGCGGTAGCGGGTGGGGTCGTCGGAGGTGGTGTGGGCGCCCATGCGGTAGGTGTACGCCTCGATCAGCATCGGGCCCTGGCCGGAGCGCGCGTGCTCCAGCGCCTTGCGGGTGACGGCGAGCACGGCGAGCACGTCGTTGCCGTCGACCCGCACGCCGGGGAAGCCGTAGCCGGCGGCGCGGCGGTAGAGCGGGACGCGGGACTGGCGCTCGGTCGGCTCGGAGATGGCCCACTGGTTGTTCTGGCAGAAGAAGACGACCGGGGCGTTGTAGACGGCGGCGAAGGTGAACGACTCGGCGACGTCGCCCTGGCTGGACGCGCCGTCGCCGAAGTACGCCACGACGGCGGAGTCGGCGCCGTCCTTGGCGACGCCCATGGCGTAGCCGGTGGCGTGCAGCGTCTGGGAGCCGATGACGATCGTGTAGAGGTGGAAGTTGTTGCCGTTCGGGTCCCAGCCGCCGTTGTTCACGCCGCGGAACATGCCGAGCAGCAGGGTCGGATCCACGCCGCGGCACCAGGCGACGCCGTGCTCGCGGTACGTGGGGAAGACGTAGTCGTCCTCGCGGGTCGCCCGGCCGGAGCCGACCTGGGCGGCCTCCTGGCCGAGCAGCGAGGGCCACAGGCCCAGCTCGCCCTGGCGCTGGAGGGTGACGGCCTCGGCGTCGAAGCGGCGGGTGAGGACCATGTCGCGGTAGAGGCCGCGCAGCTCCTCGGGGCTCGGGTCGACGGCGTACTCGGGGTGCTCGACGCGCTCGCCCTCGGGGGTGAGGAGCTGGACCAGCTCGGGGACGTCGGCAGAGCCGTGGGGCGAGGGCCTGGTGGGTGCCGTCGCCTTCTTGGCCGCCTTGGCCGTCTTGGCCGCCTTCGCGGTCTCCTTCGTGGCCTTCTTGGCAGGCGC
Proteins encoded:
- a CDS encoding alpha-ketoacid dehydrogenase subunit beta, translated to MAVEKMALAKAINASLRTAMEDDAKVLVLGEDVGKLGGVFRVTDGLQKDFGEDRVIDSPLAESGIVGTAIGLALRGYRPVVEIQFDGFVFPAYDQIVTQLAKMHARALGRVKLPVVIRIPYGGGIGAVEHHSESPEALFAHVAGLKCVSPSTPADAYWMLQQAIASDDPVIFFEPKRRYWDKGEVSLPDSGFAAGSAIPMALHEARVAREGTDLTLAAYGPMVKTCLEVAAAAAEEGTSLEVLDLRSMSPIDFDAVQRSVEKTGRLVVVHEAPVFYGSGGEIAARITERCFYHLEAPVLRVGGFHAPYPPARLEEEYLPNLDRVLDAVDRALAY
- the pdhA gene encoding pyruvate dehydrogenase (acetyl-transferring) E1 component subunit alpha, encoding MTESTAARDPRRSSKRTSGSDGGSAAATAAPGTPAASAAPAKKAAAKKTAAKAAKKAAPAKKTAPAQKTAPAKKATKETAKAAKTAKAAKKATAPTRPSPHGSADVPELVQLLTPEGERVEHPEYAVDPSPEELRGLYRDMVLTRRFDAEAVTLQRQGELGLWPSLLGQEAAQVGSGRATREDDYVFPTYREHGVAWCRGVDPTLLLGMFRGVNNGGWDPNGNNFHLYTIVIGSQTLHATGYAMGVAKDGADSAVVAYFGDGASSQGDVAESFTFAAVYNAPVVFFCQNNQWAISEPTERQSRVPLYRRAAGYGFPGVRVDGNDVLAVLAVTRKALEHARSGQGPMLIEAYTYRMGAHTTSDDPTRYRRDDERAAWEAKDPILRLRTLLEREHLADEAFFAELDEESDALAKRVREAIRTMADPDPMAIFENIYADGHAVVDEERTQYAAYLASFADEAGAAAGKGH